In Paenibacillus guangzhouensis, a single window of DNA contains:
- a CDS encoding transglutaminase domain-containing protein, translating into MKNPFSLDDRQVQNIVEKFELKKKLAQAKEKELFDVFEQPMSEEERFALTFLYAYMPLNDLADYDGELFLSHVRTSLDIRKKVPWGQKITDHLFLHFVLPYRVNNENIEDCRGWFFDQIFDRVKALSMEQAILEINHWCHEKATYIGNDPRTVSPLTLIRTTLGRCGEQSTLAVAALRSLGIPARQCYTPRWAHCDSNHAWVEAYADGTWYFLGACEPEARLNEGWFRAPALRAMLVNTRVPANYPGPEEATLSETWYTEINVLPTYAESKKVTIQVKDEQGDAVSGAKVQFQLYNSAEFTSIATITADEQGQASLTTGYGDLWIHAVSGNRWGVQKLRVADASEMEIIISEQQPEDGFLEFDMVPPVEQPDSANTGITDEEKQENTRRVQEGASIRASYEQTFVNQEQAEALAAELNLPPARVWEMLNRARGNSHEIAGYLKEFAPQFGEWALKLLESLNVKDLTDTFRNSLEDHLVHASAFASAHDDETFMRYILCPRINTEMIVPFRAFFLAQFTPVEQEQFRQKPAALAQWIADHVEILENYNYYQGSATPRGSFMLRKGDRLSIYILFVAMARSYGIPARLEPSERLPQFMEAGVWREVTSILVGEVEPVEEVHDENNGGFVKLIQADGTTMEYFLNFSIARFDHGVYKTLQYPYGKTDWNGEKLEVKSGFYRLVTGTRLSSGTVLIRMHMFTVEPGQTIEITPIFREETVELPVLGQVDPQLSLNFLSGAASTAASLAGDSGMLLAWIEPDREPSKHLIRELRELTAEFESWGGPISLVISERNRTAAFDPDAYADLPAKTQFAIDTQDAGLIRVTGDADAAQTQSLPLVFVIDQEGQIRYKSAGYKLGIGREALQVIKGVTASVVR; encoded by the coding sequence ATGAAGAATCCGTTTTCGTTAGACGATCGTCAAGTTCAAAACATTGTAGAGAAGTTTGAGTTGAAGAAGAAATTAGCGCAAGCGAAAGAAAAGGAACTTTTTGATGTATTCGAACAGCCGATGAGTGAGGAAGAAAGGTTCGCGCTTACGTTTTTATATGCTTATATGCCATTAAATGATTTGGCGGATTACGATGGGGAGCTCTTCTTGAGCCATGTACGAACCTCCCTTGATATCCGGAAGAAAGTACCTTGGGGACAGAAAATTACAGATCATCTGTTTCTTCATTTCGTTCTACCGTATCGCGTCAACAATGAGAATATTGAAGATTGCCGCGGTTGGTTCTTCGATCAAATCTTCGATCGGGTGAAGGCTCTGTCGATGGAGCAGGCGATTCTCGAGATTAACCATTGGTGTCATGAGAAAGCGACATATATCGGAAATGACCCGAGAACGGTCTCTCCGCTTACTTTGATTCGTACGACGCTCGGGAGATGTGGAGAACAGTCCACACTCGCTGTAGCTGCACTTCGCAGCTTGGGCATTCCGGCACGCCAATGTTATACGCCGCGCTGGGCGCACTGCGATTCGAACCATGCATGGGTCGAAGCTTACGCGGATGGAACATGGTACTTCTTAGGGGCCTGCGAGCCTGAAGCAAGATTAAATGAAGGCTGGTTCCGTGCGCCTGCTCTGCGTGCGATGCTCGTGAATACTCGTGTTCCCGCGAACTATCCAGGTCCAGAGGAAGCGACGCTATCCGAGACGTGGTACACCGAGATCAATGTGCTGCCGACGTATGCAGAGAGCAAGAAGGTAACGATTCAGGTGAAGGATGAGCAGGGGGATGCCGTTTCAGGCGCGAAGGTCCAATTCCAACTGTATAACTCGGCGGAGTTTACCTCGATTGCAACGATTACGGCCGATGAGCAAGGTCAAGCATCCTTGACGACAGGCTACGGCGACTTGTGGATTCATGCCGTGAGCGGCAATCGCTGGGGCGTGCAAAAGCTTCGTGTCGCAGACGCAAGCGAGATGGAAATCATTATTTCGGAGCAGCAGCCTGAGGATGGATTCTTGGAGTTCGATATGGTGCCTCCGGTAGAGCAACCGGATTCGGCCAATACAGGGATTACGGATGAAGAGAAGCAAGAGAATACGCGCCGGGTGCAAGAGGGTGCGAGCATTCGTGCTTCCTATGAGCAGACCTTCGTAAATCAAGAACAGGCCGAAGCGCTTGCAGCTGAGCTTAATTTACCGCCAGCAAGAGTATGGGAAATGCTGAACAGAGCTCGCGGAAATAGCCATGAGATCGCGGGATATCTGAAAGAATTTGCACCGCAATTCGGTGAATGGGCGCTGAAACTGCTGGAAAGTCTGAACGTCAAAGACTTGACGGATACGTTCCGGAACTCGCTTGAAGATCACTTGGTCCATGCGTCGGCATTTGCTTCTGCGCACGATGACGAGACGTTTATGCGTTACATTCTGTGCCCACGCATCAATACGGAGATGATTGTACCATTCAGAGCGTTCTTCCTCGCGCAATTTACACCGGTGGAACAGGAGCAATTCCGTCAGAAGCCGGCTGCGCTCGCACAGTGGATTGCGGATCATGTGGAGATTCTGGAGAACTACAATTACTACCAAGGATCTGCGACGCCGCGTGGCAGCTTCATGCTGCGCAAGGGAGATCGCCTCTCCATCTATATCTTATTTGTTGCGATGGCACGGAGCTATGGCATTCCTGCAAGACTTGAGCCGAGTGAGCGGTTGCCGCAATTCATGGAGGCAGGCGTATGGAGAGAAGTGACTTCAATTCTTGTTGGCGAAGTCGAGCCGGTTGAGGAAGTGCATGATGAGAACAATGGTGGCTTCGTGAAGCTAATTCAAGCGGATGGAACAACAATGGAGTATTTCCTCAATTTCTCGATTGCTAGATTTGATCACGGAGTCTATAAGACGCTCCAATACCCTTATGGCAAAACCGACTGGAACGGCGAGAAGCTTGAAGTGAAATCCGGGTTCTATCGTCTCGTTACAGGGACGCGCTTAAGCAGCGGCACCGTGCTCATTCGGATGCATATGTTTACAGTAGAGCCAGGACAGACGATTGAGATTACGCCTATCTTCCGCGAAGAGACCGTGGAGCTCCCTGTGCTTGGCCAAGTCGATCCGCAGTTGTCGTTGAACTTCCTATCAGGCGCTGCAAGCACGGCCGCGTCCTTAGCTGGAGATTCCGGCATGCTGCTTGCATGGATAGAACCGGATCGTGAACCATCGAAGCATCTCATTCGCGAGCTGCGTGAACTGACGGCGGAATTCGAGAGCTGGGGCGGACCGATCAGTCTCGTCATCAGCGAGCGTAACCGTACGGCTGCCTTCGATCCTGACGCCTATGCGGATCTCCCGGCCAAGACGCAATTTGCGATCGATACTCAAGATGCAGGTCTCATTCGGGTAACGGGCGACGCGGATGCTGCGCAGACACAAAGTCTGCCGCTTGTTTTCGTCATTGACCAAGAAGGTCAAATCCGATACAAATCTGCGGGATACAAGCTCGGTATTGGTAGAGAGGCGCTGCAAGTGATCAAAGGAGTAACAGCGAGCGTTGTGCGCTAG
- a CDS encoding extracellular solute-binding protein codes for MKGRKFSLLLLVLTLMVSLFAGCSGGDNASSERGKDSAKGAGDSAPASENATAEGFPIVKDKITIKGFGSKLYDFADWNKLKLWQEYEKMTNIHIDWTVASQSNLKEKRNIVLGGGDLPDMFFAAAIPRADLIKYGQEGAFLKLNDYIDQYAPNFKAIMEKYPLVRKAITMPDGSIYGMPTIYDPEFKSLFYGTPWMKKEWLDNLGLQEPKTLDDFYNVLKAIKEKDPNKNGKADEIGWGSGYGADGLISFLKGSFGLGNHGSTHPYVDTDPSSGSLRFIPTESRYKELLEYAHKLYKDGLLDSELFTLNGKDTEFTSKASTGVYGFLDSVDPTAVFSQEGYIGTPVLEGPHGDRLNTMLGSPVGGLGMFVLTANNKNPAEMVRWMDYFYSDEGAKMFFLGWKDVTYKEMPNGEFEYTDEITKNPKGLTLDQAISQYLMWPGGYYPGIVKQKFFKGAEGRPTSVDNAKKAEPFTIKIDDVWPSFNYTAEETEELTTIANDITTYVGEMRDKFIIGDESFDKWDEYVSTIQKMNLARYMEIYKQAYDRYMGEK; via the coding sequence ATGAAGGGAAGAAAGTTCAGTCTACTACTGCTCGTGCTTACACTTATGGTTTCATTATTTGCAGGATGCAGCGGAGGGGACAATGCGTCATCAGAGCGTGGCAAAGATTCAGCGAAAGGGGCAGGAGATTCGGCGCCAGCATCAGAGAATGCGACAGCGGAAGGTTTTCCGATCGTCAAAGATAAAATTACGATTAAAGGGTTCGGCTCCAAGCTGTATGATTTTGCGGATTGGAATAAGCTAAAGCTGTGGCAAGAATATGAGAAGATGACGAACATCCACATTGACTGGACGGTTGCTTCGCAATCGAATTTGAAGGAGAAACGCAATATCGTGCTGGGCGGCGGGGATTTGCCGGATATGTTCTTCGCCGCAGCGATTCCACGTGCGGACTTGATTAAATATGGACAAGAAGGCGCGTTCCTGAAACTGAATGATTACATCGATCAATATGCGCCGAATTTCAAGGCGATTATGGAGAAATACCCGCTGGTGCGGAAGGCGATCACGATGCCGGATGGCAGCATCTATGGGATGCCAACGATTTACGATCCGGAATTCAAGTCCTTGTTCTATGGTACGCCGTGGATGAAGAAAGAATGGCTCGACAATCTTGGCTTGCAGGAGCCGAAGACGCTAGACGATTTCTATAACGTGCTCAAAGCCATTAAGGAAAAAGATCCGAACAAGAATGGCAAAGCGGATGAAATCGGTTGGGGCAGCGGCTACGGTGCGGACGGACTTATTAGTTTCTTGAAAGGTTCGTTCGGTCTCGGCAACCATGGCTCGACGCATCCTTACGTCGATACGGATCCAAGCAGCGGCAGCTTGCGCTTCATCCCGACGGAATCGCGTTATAAGGAATTGCTCGAATATGCACACAAACTCTACAAAGACGGATTACTCGACAGTGAGTTGTTCACATTGAACGGTAAAGATACAGAATTCACGTCCAAAGCCTCGACCGGCGTGTACGGGTTCCTTGACAGTGTAGATCCGACAGCAGTATTCAGCCAAGAGGGGTACATTGGCACACCGGTGCTCGAAGGACCGCATGGCGACCGACTAAATACGATGCTTGGTTCACCGGTGGGCGGACTTGGTATGTTCGTATTGACCGCTAATAACAAAAATCCAGCTGAAATGGTTAGATGGATGGATTATTTCTACAGCGATGAAGGAGCCAAAATGTTCTTCCTCGGTTGGAAAGACGTGACGTACAAGGAAATGCCGAACGGCGAATTCGAATATACGGATGAAATCACGAAAAATCCGAAAGGCCTAACGCTCGACCAAGCGATCAGTCAATACCTCATGTGGCCGGGCGGTTATTATCCTGGCATCGTGAAGCAGAAGTTCTTCAAAGGTGCGGAAGGACGTCCAACCTCGGTCGACAATGCGAAAAAAGCGGAGCCGTTCACGATCAAGATCGACGACGTATGGCCATCATTCAACTATACAGCGGAGGAGACGGAAGAGCTGACGACGATCGCGAACGACATTACGACCTATGTAGGCGAAATGCGGGATAAGTTCATTATCGGAGACGAATCCTTCGACAAATGGGATGAATACGTATCGACGATTCAGAAGATGAACCTGGCACGGTATATGGAGATTTATAAACAAGCGTATGACCGATATATGGGTGAAAAATAG
- a CDS encoding CAT RNA binding domain-containing protein — protein MKRNGEMTGMDREIVQIISHNAVIVKGSSNVHFVAFGKGIGFKKKEGMMIQQSDIIQEYMMQPVTGSKSM, from the coding sequence TTGAAGAGGAATGGAGAGATGACAGGGATGGATCGTGAGATCGTTCAAATTATTTCCCATAATGCTGTGATTGTGAAAGGTTCGAGTAATGTACATTTCGTCGCATTCGGTAAAGGAATCGGATTTAAGAAAAAAGAAGGCATGATGATCCAACAATCGGATATTATTCAGGAGTATATGATGCAGCCGGTTACCGGCTCGAAATCGATGTAA
- a CDS encoding GntR family transcriptional regulator, translated as MILESEKQPLYMRILGDLQEKIRTGQYVPEQQLPTEVDLAEQYGVSRITSKRALIELEREGLIYRKRGSGSYVKHPEDANLSGETGSPVAHRIISMVLPYMATSELDYIKGAHDYLDSKGYFLTIHNSNWKKDKEREMITKIPKSGPSGIILYPISTISNIDVVHAIYSNDFPIVTIDQYFDSLPISSVVSDNFEGGYQTAKRLIELGHERIAFVSSVSVEYRSSVRDRYLGYCRALKDHRIPIDTELLITDFYTEMYSPNANAFYNTLLDRLLDLEVSAIQAEHDHLAVDLVRCCLDKGIQVPEQLAIAGFDDHDVSRQADVPVSSVAQNYYAIGYEAARMIVQRIEQPELAHQQVKVPIRIIERESTSQHVNTSV; from the coding sequence ATGATTTTGGAATCGGAAAAACAACCACTCTATATGCGAATTTTGGGCGATTTGCAAGAGAAGATTCGCACGGGGCAATATGTACCGGAGCAGCAGCTTCCTACCGAAGTGGATCTTGCGGAACAATACGGTGTAAGCCGAATTACGTCCAAACGTGCCTTGATCGAATTAGAGCGGGAAGGTCTGATCTACCGCAAACGCGGAAGCGGAAGCTATGTCAAGCATCCGGAAGATGCGAATCTATCAGGGGAGACAGGGAGCCCGGTCGCACATCGCATTATTTCGATGGTCTTGCCTTATATGGCGACAAGCGAGCTTGATTATATCAAGGGAGCGCATGATTATCTGGATTCCAAAGGATATTTCCTCACGATACACAACAGCAACTGGAAGAAGGATAAGGAACGTGAAATGATTACGAAAATCCCGAAGAGCGGTCCAAGCGGGATCATTCTCTATCCGATTAGCACGATTAGCAATATCGATGTGGTGCATGCGATTTATTCGAACGACTTTCCGATCGTGACGATTGACCAATACTTCGATAGCCTGCCGATCAGCAGCGTGGTATCGGATAACTTCGAGGGCGGATACCAGACTGCGAAACGATTGATTGAGCTGGGGCATGAACGGATAGCCTTTGTATCCAGTGTGAGCGTGGAATATCGGAGCTCAGTTCGTGATCGGTACCTAGGCTATTGCAGGGCACTCAAAGACCATCGGATTCCCATCGATACGGAGCTGTTAATTACGGATTTTTATACGGAGATGTATTCGCCGAACGCGAATGCCTTCTACAACACGCTTCTCGATCGGCTGCTGGATTTGGAAGTGTCAGCGATTCAAGCAGAGCATGACCATCTTGCGGTGGATCTGGTCCGGTGCTGCTTAGACAAAGGGATACAGGTGCCTGAGCAGCTTGCAATTGCGGGATTTGACGATCATGATGTGTCTCGGCAAGCGGATGTACCGGTGAGCTCCGTAGCCCAGAACTATTATGCAATAGGCTACGAGGCCGCACGGATGATTGTTCAACGCATTGAGCAGCCGGAACTTGCGCATCAGCAAGTGAAAGTGCCGATTCGAATCATTGAGCGTGAATCAACGAGTCAGCATGTGAACACATCGGTGTAA
- a CDS encoding M60 family metallopeptidase translates to MGIEVEKRQWAGLQDDFDLIYRDIESLPVFVKSGGVAAIGDEAFSVLIAPESSPIIAASRYGEGRVVLLGNASYFDLTGSNTVCSTLARNLLLWLTEDKGNYQGALEGGKYLLLATAVETLTVDPALPIEIMPFQDWSSADLDPSRYPVLNVDASIDAAAIPVLASYVHCGGAIIVAQKGWQLCASPAEAFSARAVGRPTKLGDHPLQQLLYEFGLLMLDSVAQWYVRPTDKLPKLAADQAIHTHAMQLWEQMAAIESGMLTFEQLEIGRSDASVEDKVRVMTAIVDGVVRALPNEAPLLRTIQAEAAVIEPATLPLDRAKLPYTATILSYAFQHVTLDPDNVKSPYADVFPRAVREDASIVNDQVIDVNFDYLDLSYMRMLSAPENWHSTGLYAPAGSVITIVVPEDAGYLHFDAQIGIHTDHLCDLPVWDRVPVVALKERLHPGVNRLNSPYGGLIYLIPRKSEAGVRLQVTIHGAVRAPYFVLGQTTDQEWHETIKHYPAPWAELQGKRIIVTVPTADVLALTHPEQLMAKWDEIAERYDALVGVGHDLDMPHRSPDNPQRLVADIQISAGWMHSGYPIMFFEGVTSREAVDVNVIQTNAWGFWHELGHNYQQIPWFWEPIVEVSVNLHSLHIQIAYGNRSRLFELDKNGKNYYEKAMAFVNSDDPGKNFEDTGYFERLVMIKQLQMAFGWGFYTNLHIAYRELPREQVSMDEDEDEQQKIDLFVVMASQVSGCDLVEFFEHWGIPMTDEARRKVAELRLAPPADPIWTWTEQS, encoded by the coding sequence ATGGGAATCGAAGTTGAAAAACGACAGTGGGCAGGCTTGCAAGATGATTTTGATCTGATCTATCGGGATATCGAATCTCTTCCCGTGTTCGTGAAGAGCGGTGGCGTCGCTGCAATCGGCGACGAAGCATTCTCTGTACTTATCGCACCGGAGTCGAGTCCAATCATCGCAGCGTCACGTTACGGCGAAGGGCGTGTCGTACTGCTGGGTAACGCGTCCTATTTCGATCTTACGGGTTCGAATACTGTATGCAGCACACTTGCACGTAATCTATTGCTATGGCTGACGGAGGACAAAGGGAATTATCAAGGGGCATTGGAAGGCGGCAAGTATTTGCTGCTCGCAACGGCTGTGGAGACACTCACCGTTGATCCGGCCCTGCCTATCGAGATTATGCCATTCCAGGATTGGTCGTCGGCGGATCTCGATCCGTCTCGTTATCCCGTTCTGAATGTCGATGCTTCCATCGATGCTGCAGCTATTCCTGTCCTTGCGTCATATGTCCATTGTGGCGGGGCGATCATCGTCGCCCAAAAAGGATGGCAGCTCTGCGCATCGCCAGCGGAGGCGTTCAGTGCCCGTGCTGTGGGCCGGCCAACGAAGCTGGGCGATCACCCGCTGCAGCAGCTGCTGTACGAATTTGGGCTGCTAATGCTCGACAGCGTAGCGCAGTGGTACGTGCGGCCTACGGATAAACTGCCGAAGTTAGCCGCCGATCAAGCGATCCATACGCACGCGATGCAGCTGTGGGAGCAGATGGCAGCGATTGAGAGCGGCATGCTGACGTTCGAGCAGCTTGAGATCGGCAGATCGGACGCGAGCGTCGAAGACAAGGTGCGGGTGATGACCGCGATCGTCGATGGCGTCGTCCGTGCCCTGCCGAACGAAGCACCGCTGCTGCGGACAATTCAAGCGGAAGCGGCTGTCATCGAGCCGGCTACGCTGCCGCTCGATCGAGCGAAGCTGCCGTATACAGCGACGATCTTATCCTATGCGTTTCAGCATGTGACGCTGGATCCGGACAATGTGAAGTCGCCGTATGCCGACGTATTCCCGCGAGCCGTCCGCGAAGATGCATCGATCGTGAATGATCAAGTCATCGATGTCAATTTCGATTATTTGGATTTAAGCTATATGCGTATGTTATCTGCACCGGAGAACTGGCATAGCACGGGCCTGTATGCGCCAGCTGGCAGCGTGATTACCATTGTCGTGCCTGAGGATGCAGGGTACCTGCATTTCGATGCGCAAATCGGCATCCACACGGACCATCTGTGTGATCTTCCTGTATGGGATCGTGTGCCGGTGGTCGCATTGAAGGAGAGGCTGCATCCCGGTGTAAACCGATTGAATAGCCCGTACGGCGGGCTGATCTATCTCATTCCGCGGAAGTCGGAAGCAGGTGTGCGGTTACAGGTGACGATCCATGGCGCTGTGCGGGCTCCGTATTTCGTGTTGGGCCAGACAACGGATCAGGAGTGGCATGAGACGATCAAGCATTATCCTGCGCCATGGGCGGAGCTGCAGGGCAAACGGATTATCGTGACGGTCCCAACAGCTGATGTCTTGGCGCTTACGCATCCCGAGCAGCTGATGGCGAAGTGGGATGAAATCGCGGAGAGGTACGATGCGTTGGTCGGTGTCGGACATGATCTTGATATGCCGCACCGGAGTCCAGACAATCCACAACGGCTCGTCGCGGATATCCAGATTAGCGCCGGTTGGATGCATTCCGGTTATCCGATCATGTTCTTCGAGGGCGTGACCTCCCGCGAAGCGGTCGACGTGAACGTGATCCAGACGAATGCGTGGGGATTCTGGCATGAGCTCGGCCATAACTATCAGCAGATTCCGTGGTTCTGGGAGCCGATCGTTGAAGTATCCGTTAATCTGCATTCGCTGCATATTCAGATAGCATATGGGAATCGATCGAGACTGTTCGAGCTGGATAAGAACGGTAAGAATTACTACGAGAAGGCGATGGCGTTCGTGAACAGCGACGATCCCGGCAAAAATTTCGAGGACACCGGCTACTTCGAGCGACTCGTGATGATCAAACAGTTGCAGATGGCCTTCGGTTGGGGGTTCTATACGAATCTGCATATCGCTTATCGGGAGCTTCCGAGGGAGCAGGTATCTATGGATGAAGATGAGGATGAGCAGCAGAAAATCGATCTGTTTGTTGTCATGGCTTCCCAAGTTAGCGGCTGCGATCTTGTTGAGTTCTTCGAGCACTGGGGAATCCCGATGACGGACGAGGCGAGACGGAAGGTTGCCGAGCTTCGCTTGGCTCCGCCTGCAGATCCGATCTGGACATGGACGGAGCAATCTTAA